A genomic stretch from Rhodothermales bacterium includes:
- a CDS encoding histidine kinase N-terminal 7TM domain-containing protein, with the protein MYWHYSSDIWFFVFSGLSVVPLIIYGWQRRRLPSVSYFNAFNALVLLWCILATFEHSAIDLRLREGIVNALYVPIPFTSALWLLFAIAFARHRRWLDGRVVALILLIPTITAILAQTNPFHMLLFGPASMELRGDFLVLMRPRYAWFWVHTIYSYASVIAGATLIISHVVRKGPIYRKQGIVMSAGALLPLLVNLFYLLFWNHYLSIDLTPVALSFAAVIFAWGIFKYRIFDLVPIARSTLFDCTDDPVFILDSQDRLVDLNNAATLLFDVPTDGLIGEPLAEACPAHLAHLARLASSLEEPGELPVLYRDEERVYRVVSKRLLDQKDETLGRLLSLQNITALKRQESALIAAKEQAETAAQTKSDFLATMSHELRTPMNGVLGFSSLLQATPLDDEQSSYVDTIQTSGNILLALIDDILDFSKIEAGKVTLEQRPVVVHTCVEDALGRIAESAARKGIELTCSIALDVPFAIVGDEVRIGQVLGNLLGNAIKFTKKGEISLQVARIAPPAGAPDRCTLRFSVSDTGIGIPPDRIETIFDAFTQADSSTTRRFGGTGLGLAISRQLSALMGGSIHAESVVGAGSTFHFTLKAGMSPMIAANASPHHALIGQRALLLSHHPTRRSYLGQLCRMWGMEVTLSPSHAEAEAYLTEEESPDVLIVDAGGAEATLLRASLNRWRKRYAVISLTSVGHTDRAAEPGAVSVRKPVKRAELLQALLSCRPDGGRSVGSRQPLFDEALGRTHPLRILIAEDDAMNQEVARLFFSRMGYAPDLVASGREAVEAAGRTDYDVIFMDIYMPEMDGISAAKRIMASGPARPSIVALTASVTETEKKQCRDAGMDGFISKPLQLEHLVEMLRTIAPRH; encoded by the coding sequence ATGTACTGGCACTACTCGAGCGATATCTGGTTCTTCGTCTTTAGCGGACTCAGCGTGGTCCCGCTCATCATCTATGGGTGGCAGCGCAGACGGCTGCCTTCCGTGTCGTATTTCAACGCGTTTAATGCCCTCGTCCTGCTCTGGTGCATCCTCGCAACCTTCGAGCACTCCGCAATCGACCTCCGCCTGCGCGAAGGCATCGTCAACGCGCTCTACGTGCCGATTCCATTCACGAGTGCGCTCTGGCTGCTCTTCGCCATCGCCTTCGCGCGGCATAGACGCTGGCTCGACGGACGAGTTGTGGCGCTCATCCTGCTGATTCCTACCATCACCGCCATCCTCGCCCAGACCAATCCGTTCCACATGCTCTTGTTCGGGCCGGCGTCCATGGAGCTGCGCGGCGACTTCCTGGTGCTGATGCGGCCGCGCTACGCCTGGTTCTGGGTGCACACGATCTACAGCTACGCCTCCGTCATCGCCGGCGCGACGCTCATCATCTCGCATGTCGTACGAAAAGGCCCCATCTACCGGAAACAGGGCATCGTGATGTCCGCCGGCGCGCTCCTGCCGCTGCTCGTCAACCTCTTTTACCTGCTCTTCTGGAATCACTACCTCTCGATCGACCTGACGCCGGTCGCGCTTTCGTTCGCCGCCGTCATCTTTGCCTGGGGCATCTTCAAATACCGGATCTTCGACCTCGTGCCGATCGCCCGCTCCACCCTGTTCGATTGCACCGACGACCCGGTCTTTATCCTGGATTCGCAGGACAGGCTGGTGGATCTGAACAACGCCGCCACCCTGCTCTTCGATGTGCCGACGGACGGCCTGATCGGCGAGCCGCTCGCCGAGGCGTGCCCCGCCCATCTCGCCCATCTCGCCCGACTCGCTTCGTCGCTGGAGGAGCCCGGCGAACTACCCGTGCTGTATCGAGACGAAGAACGCGTCTACCGCGTCGTTTCGAAACGGCTGCTCGATCAGAAAGATGAAACGCTTGGCCGGCTTCTCTCGCTGCAGAATATCACGGCGCTCAAACGCCAGGAATCCGCCCTCATCGCCGCCAAGGAACAGGCCGAGACGGCGGCGCAGACCAAAAGCGACTTCCTGGCCACGATGAGCCACGAACTGCGCACCCCGATGAACGGCGTGCTCGGTTTTTCGTCGCTGCTGCAGGCCACGCCGCTGGACGACGAGCAGAGCAGCTATGTGGACACCATCCAGACGAGCGGCAATATCCTGCTCGCCCTGATCGACGACATCCTCGACTTCTCGAAGATCGAAGCCGGCAAAGTCACGCTGGAGCAACGTCCGGTGGTCGTTCACACCTGCGTCGAGGATGCGCTCGGCCGCATCGCGGAGTCGGCGGCCCGAAAAGGGATCGAACTGACCTGTTCCATCGCGCTCGACGTCCCCTTCGCAATCGTGGGTGACGAGGTGCGCATCGGCCAGGTGCTGGGCAATCTGCTGGGCAATGCCATCAAGTTTACCAAAAAGGGTGAGATCTCGCTGCAGGTGGCGCGGATCGCGCCGCCGGCCGGCGCGCCGGACCGCTGCACGCTCCGCTTCTCGGTGTCCGACACGGGCATCGGCATTCCGCCGGACCGGATCGAGACCATCTTCGACGCCTTCACCCAGGCCGATAGCTCGACGACGCGGCGGTTCGGGGGCACCGGTCTGGGGCTCGCGATTTCACGGCAACTCAGCGCGTTGATGGGGGGCTCTATCCACGCCGAGAGCGTCGTGGGCGCCGGCTCGACGTTTCACTTCACCCTCAAGGCCGGAATGAGCCCGATGATCGCCGCGAACGCATCCCCGCATCACGCCCTGATCGGCCAGCGCGCACTTTTGCTGAGCCATCACCCGACCCGCCGCTCCTATCTGGGCCAGCTCTGCCGGATGTGGGGCATGGAGGTGACGCTGTCGCCGTCCCATGCCGAGGCCGAGGCCTACCTGACGGAGGAGGAATCCCCCGATGTGCTGATCGTCGACGCCGGCGGCGCCGAGGCGACCCTCCTCCGGGCGTCGCTCAACCGGTGGCGAAAGCGGTACGCGGTCATCTCGCTGACCTCCGTAGGCCACACCGACCGCGCGGCTGAACCCGGCGCGGTGAGCGTCCGGAAGCCCGTCAAACGCGCGGAACTGCTCCAGGCCCTCCTCAGCTGCCGTCCCGACGGCGGCCGCAGCGTCGGAAGCCGGCAGCCGCTCTTCGACGAGGCGCTCGGACGAACGCACCCGCTGCGGATCCTGATCGCGGAGGACGACGCCATGAACCAGGAAGTGGCGCGGCTCTTTTTCTCCAGGATGGGCTACGCCCCCGACCTCGTCGCCAGCGGACGCGAGGCCGTCGAGGCCGCGGGGCGCACCGACTACGACGTCATCTTCATGGACATCTACATGCCCGAGATGGACGGCATCAGCGCGGCGAAACGCATCATGGCGTCCGGACCGGCGCGGCCCAGCATCGTCGCCCTGACGGCCAGCGTAACGGAAACGGAGAAGAAGCAGTGCCGCGACGCCGGCATGGACGGTTTCATCAGCAAACCGCTCCAGCTCGAACACCTCGTCGAGATGCTCCGCACTATCGCGCCACGGCATTAG
- a CDS encoding serine hydrolase, with product MRLVFLAGLLAATLPALAQPASPWLPQAEALSVEIDGLRQRLDIPGLAMVVVHDGEAIYRSAMGTTRNGRPFATDTPLRIASVTKSLTAVLIMQAVENGELALTDPVTDYLPDYEGSPETTIYHLLTHTSEGRLGAEFVYSTMRYARLADILAAATGRPFESMIRERIMQVAGMRWYPSPNLGAHAGLVSTADGLAAYARALDQGLLLSAAMQQALMSPQVSVTTHDPLPVGLGWFSQTVQGVRVVWSFGQDDPDHSGALLLRLPDLGFTFVLLANANVLSDPFRLLMGDVRLSPFAMACIRLFAFSPAGAPLAAPDRGTELAEQLDLLERASPYRFAEELTGHLLVDIRRGDRTAARATWDLLTSRYPAYAREPNGGLLIPLLQSQDPAMTAAAVAMGERLLPDHPLNRWILWPMAMLYENAGEDDRAIALYERILVLPDQAPDFLHALFQAWAGTGLGRLWAERDPEKARAYLEEVLKLDVEDEAEEARALLERLDGR from the coding sequence ATGCGCCTCGTTTTTCTTGCCGGCCTCCTGGCCGCCACCCTGCCCGCATTGGCCCAGCCCGCTTCGCCGTGGCTACCTCAAGCCGAAGCGCTGAGCGTCGAGATCGACGGGCTGCGACAACGATTGGATATACCGGGGCTGGCGATGGTCGTCGTGCACGACGGCGAGGCGATCTACCGCAGCGCCATGGGGACCACGCGGAACGGCCGGCCCTTCGCCACGGACACGCCCCTCCGGATCGCCTCCGTCACCAAATCGCTCACGGCGGTCTTGATCATGCAGGCCGTCGAAAACGGCGAACTCGCGCTCACGGACCCGGTGACCGACTACCTGCCGGACTACGAGGGGAGCCCGGAAACAACGATCTACCACCTGCTCACCCATACATCGGAAGGCCGGCTCGGCGCCGAGTTCGTGTACAGCACGATGCGATACGCGCGGCTCGCCGACATCCTCGCCGCCGCGACGGGCCGGCCCTTCGAGTCCATGATCCGCGAGCGCATCATGCAGGTCGCCGGCATGCGATGGTATCCCTCGCCGAATCTCGGCGCCCACGCCGGCCTCGTCTCCACCGCAGACGGCCTCGCCGCCTACGCCCGGGCCCTCGACCAGGGCCTGCTCCTCAGCGCGGCGATGCAGCAGGCGCTGATGTCTCCACAGGTATCCGTCACCACCCACGATCCGCTGCCCGTCGGACTCGGATGGTTCAGCCAGACCGTCCAGGGGGTACGCGTGGTGTGGAGCTTCGGGCAGGACGATCCGGACCATTCGGGGGCGCTCTTACTTCGGCTGCCCGATCTCGGGTTCACGTTCGTCCTCCTCGCCAACGCAAACGTCCTCAGCGACCCTTTCCGTCTTTTGATGGGGGATGTCCGGCTATCCCCGTTCGCGATGGCATGCATCCGCCTGTTCGCGTTTTCGCCGGCCGGCGCCCCACTCGCCGCGCCGGACCGGGGGACCGAACTCGCGGAACAGCTCGACCTGCTGGAGCGCGCGTCGCCATACCGCTTCGCCGAGGAGCTGACGGGCCATCTGCTCGTCGACATCCGGCGCGGTGACCGGACCGCCGCGCGCGCGACCTGGGATCTCCTCACCTCCCGCTACCCCGCCTACGCCCGCGAACCGAATGGAGGGCTGCTCATTCCGCTGCTGCAATCCCAGGACCCTGCGATGACCGCCGCCGCCGTCGCGATGGGAGAGCGCCTGTTGCCGGATCATCCGCTGAACCGATGGATCCTGTGGCCGATGGCGATGCTCTACGAAAACGCCGGCGAGGACGACCGCGCGATCGCGCTGTACGAACGCATCCTGGTGCTCCCCGATCAGGCCCCCGATTTTCTGCACGCCCTATTCCAGGCCTGGGCCGGCACCGGCCTCGGCCGGCTCTGGGCCGAACGCGACCCCGAAAAGGCCCGGGCGTACCTCGAGGAGGTACTCAAACTGGATGTCGAGGACGAAGCGGAAGAAGCGCGCGCGTTGCTGGAGCGGTTGGACGGTCGGTAG
- a CDS encoding acyltransferase family protein, whose protein sequence is MLNYRPDIDGLRAVAVLAVLGFHVMPALVSGGFAGVDVFFVISGFLITGILWRDLEAGRLSLASFYARRIRRLYPALVAVILVSAALELSIGLPDEVRTYGWSAISAVFYFSNHFFLAQNDYFDESLTYNPLLHTWSLSVEEQFYLVFPLLLLVLFRAGRRRAPVLLGAIALASLVAAEWLLRTNASAAFFLMPTRLWQLLLGGWLALRPIDIRSRFAREGAGVAGLLLIAGASMVYSEGTPFPGLYALAPTVGAAMLLVAGRQPGTVASRLLSWSPARWIGKISYSLYLWHWPIVVFYRLQVSPEPSATERYGLIAASVLAGYLSWRFIEQPFRNAGAGASRPVFLGGAIATAVVAVVGLTFVLTDGGKERFSDDQLGYISFLDYDADPYFRTNTCFLTSASDDLSLFDEGTCLHYDAAKRNVMIVGDSHAAQYYAAFARRLPNVQFSQVTASGCRPLMNYSGESRCTELVRRAFEQFLEANPYDAVILAGRWEPYDVEALPETVRWLSNRVGRVIVLGPIIEYRQALPRLLARYTPGDSEIEAAQVFADVDATDQAMRAAMDRAPGTYFSILHTLCDGRDCRMLASNGKPLQFDASHLTFQGAYDVVDALIGQGLFQTP, encoded by the coding sequence ATGTTGAACTACCGACCGGATATCGACGGGCTGCGCGCCGTCGCCGTGCTCGCGGTGCTCGGTTTCCACGTCATGCCGGCGCTGGTTTCGGGGGGCTTTGCGGGCGTGGATGTGTTTTTCGTCATCTCGGGATTTCTCATTACGGGGATTCTGTGGCGCGACCTGGAGGCCGGCCGGCTCTCGTTGGCCTCGTTTTATGCGCGCCGCATTCGCCGGCTTTACCCCGCGCTCGTCGCCGTCATCCTGGTGTCCGCCGCCCTCGAACTCTCGATCGGTCTGCCCGACGAGGTGCGCACCTATGGATGGAGCGCCATCTCGGCGGTGTTCTATTTCTCGAACCATTTTTTCCTCGCGCAGAACGACTATTTCGACGAGAGCCTGACCTACAATCCGCTCCTGCATACCTGGTCGTTGTCGGTCGAAGAGCAATTCTATCTAGTCTTTCCCTTGTTGCTGCTGGTGCTGTTTCGGGCCGGCAGACGCCGCGCGCCGGTCCTGCTCGGGGCGATCGCACTGGCCTCGCTGGTGGCGGCCGAGTGGTTGCTCCGCACGAACGCCTCCGCCGCCTTTTTCCTGATGCCCACGCGGCTATGGCAGCTGCTGCTCGGGGGGTGGCTGGCCCTGCGCCCGATCGATATCCGGTCGCGGTTCGCGCGTGAGGGCGCCGGCGTGGCCGGCTTGCTGCTCATCGCCGGGGCGTCGATGGTTTATTCCGAAGGGACGCCCTTCCCGGGGCTGTACGCGCTCGCGCCTACCGTCGGGGCGGCGATGCTGCTTGTCGCCGGCCGGCAGCCCGGAACGGTCGCATCCCGACTCCTTTCGTGGTCTCCGGCGCGCTGGATCGGGAAGATCTCCTACTCGCTGTATCTCTGGCACTGGCCGATCGTGGTATTTTATCGGTTGCAGGTGAGCCCGGAGCCGTCGGCGACCGAGCGATACGGGCTGATCGCGGCGTCGGTGCTGGCGGGCTATCTCAGCTGGCGCTTTATCGAGCAGCCGTTCCGGAACGCCGGCGCCGGCGCGTCCCGCCCGGTTTTCCTCGGTGGCGCCATCGCTACGGCAGTCGTGGCGGTTGTGGGCCTGACCTTCGTGCTGACCGATGGCGGAAAAGAGCGCTTTTCGGACGACCAGCTCGGCTATATCAGCTTTCTCGATTACGACGCTGATCCGTACTTCAGAACGAATACGTGTTTTCTCACGAGCGCGTCGGACGACCTCTCCCTGTTCGATGAAGGGACGTGTCTGCACTATGACGCCGCGAAACGCAATGTGATGATCGTGGGCGACAGCCACGCCGCCCAGTATTATGCCGCCTTCGCGCGGCGACTGCCGAACGTGCAGTTTTCGCAGGTGACGGCATCCGGATGCCGGCCGCTGATGAACTACAGCGGCGAGTCGCGGTGCACCGAACTCGTGCGACGCGCGTTTGAGCAATTTCTCGAGGCAAATCCCTACGACGCCGTCATCCTCGCCGGCCGCTGGGAGCCGTACGATGTCGAGGCGCTGCCGGAGACGGTCCGCTGGCTGTCCAACCGGGTCGGCCGCGTCATCGTGCTCGGGCCGATCATCGAATACCGGCAGGCCCTGCCGCGGCTCCTCGCCCGGTACACCCCGGGCGATAGCGAGATCGAAGCGGCCCAGGTCTTCGCCGACGTCGACGCCACGGATCAGGCCATGCGCGCCGCGATGGATCGCGCGCCGGGCACCTACTTCTCGATCCTCCACACGCTCTGCGACGGCCGGGATTGCCGCATGCTGGCGTCCAATGGCAAGCCGCTCCAGTTCGACGCGTCCCACCTCACCTTCCAGGGCGCGTACGACGTCGTGGACGCGCTGATCGGTCAGGGGCTGTTTCAGACGCCGTAG
- a CDS encoding TonB family protein, whose amino-acid sequence MRLQQGTMLLDRFAIGPLLGDPGLFELTYQATDRRDESGVVVREFYPGAIVRRGDDGALCVATDDALFAYGLAEHELEAGALARLSHPHVVRCLTHGSAHGTCYRVSERRMGISMRAYVRQRGGKIAEDEAIGLATRMLQGVEAGHELGLVHGMLSPTAVFMDRGRTPMLLNFSAARLYYAQVAGDIDAARVPGFSPPELSGERDTVGPWTDVFSAAALLLFMVTGKTPPAVMTPSQGKRLARTVERSREITTDLKSVLLQALQWDPTARPRSVSLLLDALARAVADRRQVVALDAVQAEGGADLPLEPEAPAALSAWDDAAAPAILASMIVTGPTMGLSEQMEEYGSEHQKRSAAVSKRPVEPVPAGNLPPTQELQVRIAELENRQKGFNRLLGTLVVVVLLAVVGFFAGFRMGLSTGSDYGRVVSDTAPGSGNPPAAGSNVVSPPEDNEGAAPRPKETLAPQPAPVATPAARPVAPAARANPPAPRPASGPTPEETQAAIEAEQTRQYQAARADADNLFARRAWREAEIAYASVLALRPDDRYATAQRTAARDSAAAEATRAQTLIENERQYQYLRGQADVLFRERHWADALDIYTAALAYRPGEAYLTEQIALARDAMEAASRAEAEARRLEDRIQRATDENGIFVVPETPARLVDEATVRNQVEYPARARRAGVEGRVILRMMIDEAGQLHDPTVVQGIGFGCEEEVIQVLQNARFEPATFNREPVKSWYLFTLVFSLNP is encoded by the coding sequence ATGCGTCTGCAGCAAGGCACGATGCTTCTGGACCGCTTCGCCATCGGGCCGCTGCTTGGCGATCCGGGTCTGTTCGAGCTGACGTATCAGGCGACCGATCGACGCGACGAGTCCGGTGTCGTCGTGCGCGAATTTTATCCGGGCGCGATTGTGCGTCGCGGCGATGACGGCGCCCTTTGCGTGGCGACGGACGATGCCCTGTTTGCTTACGGACTGGCCGAACACGAGCTGGAAGCCGGTGCGCTGGCGCGCCTTTCGCATCCTCATGTGGTCCGGTGTCTAACACACGGTAGTGCTCACGGCACATGCTACCGGGTGAGTGAGCGACGCATGGGCATCTCGATGCGCGCGTACGTCCGGCAGCGGGGTGGGAAGATCGCGGAGGACGAAGCGATCGGGCTGGCGACTCGGATGCTGCAGGGCGTCGAGGCCGGCCACGAACTGGGGCTGGTGCATGGCATGCTATCGCCGACGGCGGTGTTCATGGATCGGGGCAGGACGCCGATGCTGCTCAATTTCAGCGCGGCGCGCCTGTATTATGCCCAGGTAGCCGGCGACATCGACGCCGCGCGCGTGCCCGGTTTTTCTCCCCCGGAGTTATCCGGCGAACGCGACACCGTCGGTCCGTGGACCGATGTGTTTTCCGCCGCGGCGCTCCTGCTGTTTATGGTGACGGGGAAGACGCCTCCGGCCGTCATGACCCCGTCCCAGGGTAAACGGCTTGCTCGCACCGTGGAACGCAGCAGGGAGATCACGACGGACCTGAAGTCGGTGCTGCTTCAGGCCCTGCAGTGGGACCCCACGGCGCGGCCGCGCTCGGTCAGTCTGCTGCTGGACGCGCTCGCCCGCGCCGTTGCCGATCGCAGACAGGTGGTCGCGCTGGACGCGGTGCAGGCCGAAGGTGGGGCGGATCTGCCGCTGGAGCCGGAAGCGCCGGCCGCGTTGTCTGCATGGGACGATGCCGCCGCCCCCGCCATCCTCGCGTCGATGATCGTCACAGGACCAACCATGGGATTGTCTGAACAAATGGAAGAATACGGTAGCGAACACCAGAAACGATCCGCGGCGGTATCGAAGCGGCCCGTCGAGCCAGTGCCGGCCGGCAACCTGCCGCCCACGCAGGAGCTGCAGGTCCGGATCGCCGAGCTGGAGAACCGCCAGAAGGGCTTCAACCGGCTGCTGGGAACGCTCGTTGTCGTCGTGCTGCTGGCCGTGGTGGGGTTTTTCGCCGGCTTTCGCATGGGGCTTTCGACCGGCAGCGACTACGGCCGCGTGGTGAGCGACACCGCGCCGGGATCGGGCAACCCCCCGGCCGCCGGATCGAACGTCGTTTCCCCGCCGGAGGACAACGAGGGCGCGGCGCCCCGGCCGAAGGAAACGCTGGCCCCGCAACCCGCGCCCGTCGCTACGCCCGCAGCGCGCCCGGTCGCGCCGGCAGCGCGCGCGAACCCGCCGGCGCCCCGGCCGGCCTCCGGCCCCACGCCCGAAGAAACGCAGGCCGCGATCGAGGCGGAACAGACGCGGCAGTATCAGGCCGCGCGCGCCGATGCGGATAACCTGTTTGCGCGGCGCGCATGGAGAGAAGCCGAGATCGCGTATGCGTCGGTGCTCGCGCTGCGCCCCGACGATCGGTACGCGACCGCGCAGCGGACGGCCGCGCGGGATTCGGCGGCCGCCGAGGCAACCCGTGCCCAGACCTTGATCGAGAACGAGCGGCAGTACCAGTACCTGCGCGGACAGGCCGACGTGCTTTTCCGGGAACGGCACTGGGCCGACGCACTGGACATCTATACCGCTGCGCTCGCCTACAGGCCCGGCGAGGCCTACCTGACCGAGCAGATCGCTCTCGCCCGCGACGCGATGGAGGCCGCGTCGCGTGCCGAGGCGGAAGCCCGTCGTCTCGAAGACCGCATCCAGCGCGCCACCGATGAGAACGGCATCTTTGTGGTGCCGGAAACGCCGGCCCGGTTGGTCGACGAAGCCACCGTCCGGAACCAGGTGGAATACCCGGCCCGCGCCCGCCGCGCGGGGGTGGAAGGCCGCGTGATCCTCCGGATGATGATCGATGAAGCAGGGCAGCTGCACGACCCGACCGTCGTGCAGGGCATCGGGTTTGGTTGCGAGGAAGAAGTCATCCAGGTGTTGCAGAATGCCCGGTTCGAGCCGGCGACTTTCAATCGGGAGCCGGTGAAATCCTGGTATCTTTTTACGCTGGTTTTCAGCCTGAATCCCTGA
- a CDS encoding ATP-binding cassette domain-containing protein, whose product MQHVIDARGLAKTYKIRARGKGSPRTLEAVKGVDLTVSAGEIVGFLGPNGAGKTTTLRMLTTLLDPTGGSATVAGADLTTNPVEVRRRIGYVAQMGTTDASALAGEELVDHARMYRIDRQTAEQRGRMLLRVLDLDGVWERKCGSLSGGQRRRLDIAMGLIHEPTLVFLDEPSTGLDPQSRANLWEHIRRVRDEFNTTVFITTHYMDEADALCDRILIIDHGEIVARGTPDELKRRVGGDAIYLTLVDLSRIAEANAVIAERLAGSTPEVHGAEIHLTAPDGGSALPGLLVALSKAGIDTAAVAVRRPTLDDVFLTLTGRSLRESNG is encoded by the coding sequence ATGCAGCACGTTATCGACGCACGAGGTCTCGCAAAAACCTACAAGATTCGCGCACGCGGAAAAGGCTCGCCCCGGACCCTCGAGGCCGTAAAGGGGGTTGATCTCACCGTGTCGGCCGGAGAGATCGTCGGTTTCCTCGGCCCGAACGGCGCCGGCAAAACGACGACCCTTCGCATGCTGACCACCCTGCTCGACCCTACCGGCGGCTCTGCGACGGTCGCCGGCGCGGATCTCACCACGAACCCCGTCGAGGTGCGTCGGCGAATCGGGTATGTCGCTCAGATGGGTACGACCGATGCCTCGGCTTTGGCCGGCGAAGAGCTCGTCGATCACGCGCGTATGTACAGAATCGATCGTCAAACCGCCGAGCAGCGTGGGCGCATGCTGTTGCGTGTGCTCGACCTTGACGGGGTATGGGAGCGCAAGTGCGGCTCCCTCTCCGGCGGACAGCGTCGCCGCCTGGACATCGCGATGGGCCTCATCCACGAGCCGACCCTGGTTTTCCTCGACGAACCCTCGACCGGCCTCGATCCGCAGTCGCGCGCGAACCTCTGGGAGCACATCCGCCGCGTGCGCGACGAATTTAATACGACGGTGTTTATCACGACCCACTACATGGACGAGGCCGATGCCCTCTGCGATCGCATCCTGATCATCGACCACGGCGAGATCGTGGCGCGCGGTACGCCGGATGAACTCAAACGCCGCGTCGGCGGCGACGCCATCTACCTGACGCTGGTCGATCTATCCAGGATTGCCGAGGCCAACGCCGTGATCGCCGAACGCCTCGCCGGATCCACGCCCGAAGTGCATGGCGCTGAGATCCATCTCACGGCGCCAGACGGCGGATCGGCGCTTCCTGGACTGCTCGTCGCCCTTTCGAAGGCCGGCATCGATACCGCGGCCGTGGCGGTTCGCCGGCCGACCCTCGACGATGTTTTTCTGACCCTCACCGGCCGCTCGCTGCGCGAGTCCAACGGATAA
- a CDS encoding ABC transporter permease, which translates to MGLFRDTWIVFSRAMRLSMRQPVWVVFGLMQPILYLTLFGPLLKSVAEQPGFGGDAWRVFVPGLLVQLGMFGSSFVGFGLIAEWRAGVIERMRVTPASRASLLLGRVARDVLVLLVQGTILVGAALLMGLRAPWWALGVGVGTVALLGACFASVSYAVALKLKSEDAFAPLLNAVILPIALLSGIFLPMTLAPLWLQRVSDLNPLKHIIDGVRAMFRGELVSSASLWGVALTLLLVVVGIAVGTRVFKRESA; encoded by the coding sequence ATGGGCCTTTTCCGTGACACCTGGATCGTTTTCAGCCGCGCGATGCGCCTGTCGATGCGGCAGCCTGTTTGGGTCGTGTTCGGCCTCATGCAGCCCATTCTGTATCTGACCCTGTTCGGTCCGCTGCTGAAATCGGTCGCCGAGCAGCCGGGCTTCGGAGGCGATGCGTGGCGCGTTTTCGTGCCCGGCCTCCTCGTGCAGCTCGGCATGTTCGGGTCGAGTTTTGTCGGGTTCGGGCTGATCGCCGAGTGGCGCGCGGGCGTGATCGAACGGATGCGCGTCACGCCGGCCAGCCGCGCGTCGCTCCTGCTGGGGCGCGTGGCCCGCGACGTGCTCGTGCTACTGGTGCAGGGCACGATCCTCGTGGGCGCGGCGCTGCTGATGGGGCTTCGCGCGCCGTGGTGGGCGCTGGGGGTGGGTGTTGGCACCGTGGCGCTGCTGGGCGCCTGTTTCGCGTCGGTCAGCTATGCGGTAGCGCTCAAGCTCAAGTCCGAGGACGCCTTCGCGCCGCTGCTGAACGCCGTCATCCTGCCGATCGCTCTGCTCAGCGGGATTTTCCTACCGATGACGCTCGCGCCGCTGTGGCTCCAGCGCGTGAGCGACCTGAATCCGCTGAAGCACATCATCGACGGCGTCCGCGCGATGTTTCGGGGCGAGCTGGTATCGTCGGCTTCGCTCTGGGGGGTGGCGCTGACGCTGCTTCTGGTCGTGGTGGGGATTGCCGTAGGTACGCGGGTGTTCAAGCGGGAGAGTGCGTGA